The Formosa sp. Hel1_33_131 genome window below encodes:
- the trkA gene encoding Trk system potassium transporter TrkA, translating to MKIIIAGAGEVGFHLAKLLSYESQEITLIDLNKDSLAYADTHLDIKVIKGDATSISVLKDARILNSDLFISVTSSETSNITACVLAKQLGAKRTIARISNPEFINHKDEVGFTKFGIDELISPESLAAAEIELLLSQSVFNDTYEFEKGALTMLGLSLSKDAKIINKSVKVAAQLLSDIHFIPIAIQRFGSHSTIIPRGDTVFKDGDRVVFITSKGGDEELCKLTGKKKTEIKDIMILGGGKIGFKTACDLSKNFNIKLVEKLKDRAFDLAEQLPNTLVINGDGRNVALLEEENIKDMDAFISVTGNSETNIMSCLVAKSKGIKKTIALVENMDYYELSHSIGVDTLINKKLLAANSIFRYIRRGEVVAMTKLSNMEAELLEFVVNPTSKICDKYIKEIEFPLSAIIGGVIRNEEGFIALGDFKIVSGDRVVVCCLPQSIKKIESYFY from the coding sequence ATGAAAATTATTATAGCCGGCGCAGGTGAAGTCGGGTTTCATTTAGCGAAGCTTTTATCTTACGAATCACAAGAAATCACGCTTATAGATCTGAATAAAGACAGTCTCGCTTATGCAGACACTCATTTGGATATAAAAGTAATTAAAGGCGATGCAACTTCAATTTCTGTATTGAAAGATGCTCGAATTCTAAATTCAGATTTATTTATATCCGTAACTTCTTCCGAAACGTCTAATATCACAGCTTGTGTATTGGCAAAACAGTTGGGTGCCAAACGGACCATTGCACGAATTTCGAATCCAGAATTTATAAACCATAAGGATGAGGTTGGTTTTACCAAATTTGGTATTGACGAGCTTATTTCTCCTGAATCTCTCGCAGCTGCTGAAATTGAGTTATTGTTAAGTCAGTCTGTGTTTAATGACACCTATGAGTTTGAAAAAGGGGCTTTGACCATGCTTGGGTTGTCTCTTTCAAAAGATGCCAAAATCATAAATAAATCAGTTAAGGTTGCAGCACAATTGCTTTCAGATATCCATTTTATACCCATCGCCATTCAGCGATTTGGATCTCATTCAACTATTATTCCTAGAGGAGATACTGTTTTTAAGGATGGAGATCGTGTTGTTTTTATCACCTCAAAAGGAGGAGATGAAGAGTTGTGTAAACTGACAGGAAAGAAAAAAACAGAAATTAAAGATATAATGATTTTAGGAGGGGGTAAGATTGGCTTTAAAACGGCTTGTGATCTCTCTAAAAATTTCAATATTAAACTCGTTGAAAAACTAAAAGACAGGGCTTTTGATTTGGCGGAACAGCTTCCAAATACCTTAGTGATTAATGGCGATGGACGCAATGTTGCGCTTTTAGAGGAAGAAAACATTAAAGATATGGATGCTTTTATTTCCGTGACTGGAAATTCTGAGACCAATATCATGTCGTGTTTGGTTGCCAAATCTAAGGGCATCAAAAAAACCATTGCATTGGTTGAGAATATGGACTATTATGAGCTTTCGCACTCTATTGGAGTCGATACCTTGATTAATAAAAAACTCCTTGCAGCGAATAGTATTTTTAGATATATCCGTCGGGGCGAAGTGGTTGCGATGACCAAATTGAGCAATATGGAAGCCGAGCTGCTCGAATTTGTTGTGAATCCAACGTCAAAAATATGTGATAAATATATTAAAGAAATCGAATTTCCTTTATCCGCTATTATTGGTGGCGTGATCCGAAATGAAGAAGGGTTTATCGCCTTAGGAGATTTCAAAATCGTTTCTGGCGACCGCGTTGTGGTCTGTTGCTTGCCTCAGTCTATTAAAAAAATAGAGAGTTACTTTTATTAA
- the ubiE gene encoding bifunctional demethylmenaquinone methyltransferase/2-methoxy-6-polyprenyl-1,4-benzoquinol methylase UbiE, whose translation MSEKITPYKDSALGKKQQIAKMFDTISNEYDGLNRVISFGIDIKWRNKVVQLVAETQPKNILDIATGTGDLAINLTRTNATQIIGLDISEGMLDVGRKKILNKKLHKTIDMVVGDSENLPFDDSSFDAITVAFGVRNFENLEIGLAEILRVLKPGGIFVVLETSVPTKFPFKQGYYLHSNVLLPLVGKLFSKDKSAYTYLSKSASKFPYGTAFNNILKKTGFINSKALPQTFGVATIYTATKQ comes from the coding sequence ATGTCTGAAAAAATTACTCCTTATAAAGATAGCGCACTTGGCAAAAAACAGCAAATCGCTAAAATGTTTGACACAATTTCTAACGAATATGATGGCTTAAATAGGGTCATCTCTTTTGGAATTGATATTAAATGGCGAAATAAAGTGGTTCAACTTGTTGCTGAAACCCAGCCAAAAAATATTCTTGATATTGCAACGGGCACAGGGGATTTAGCGATTAATTTAACCAGAACAAATGCAACTCAAATTATCGGGTTGGATATTAGTGAAGGCATGCTAGACGTGGGTCGAAAAAAAATATTAAACAAAAAACTTCATAAAACCATTGATATGGTGGTTGGCGATTCTGAAAATCTACCTTTTGACGACAGCTCTTTTGACGCCATTACTGTTGCCTTTGGTGTTCGGAATTTTGAAAACTTAGAAATTGGATTGGCTGAAATTTTGAGGGTTTTGAAACCTGGTGGCATCTTTGTAGTTTTAGAAACATCCGTTCCTACAAAGTTTCCTTTTAAACAAGGCTACTATTTGCATTCAAACGTTTTGTTGCCACTTGTTGGGAAACTTTTTTCTAAGGACAAATCGGCCTATACTTACTTGAGTAAATCAGCTTCTAAATTTCCTTATGGAACTGCTTTTAACAATATTTTGAAGAAAACAGGGTTTATAAACTCGAAAGCCCTCCCACAAACATTTGGAGTTGCTACCATTTATACTGCAACAAAACAATAA
- the porT gene encoding type IX secretion/gliding motility protein PorT/SprT — translation MKHVLSLFFILCSIQFANAQLFSKERVLNNENFDKARLSYGYYLGFNVYDYNFDYHTDVKDIQVLKSTGFNVGLVGNVRINDYIDIRLEPGLVISRRELNYSQTYFTGIAFEDKDLIREIQSTFIHVPLLVKFSSKRINNVKPFVVAGVSTALNLSSQQDNPDDNSKNVFRVTKNNMYYELGIGIDLYLTWFKFTPSIRGVFSMQDELVKDIDPNSRWTRNIAQMQTRGLFINFTFQ, via the coding sequence ATGAAGCACGTTTTATCACTCTTCTTTATTTTATGTTCAATTCAATTTGCAAACGCTCAACTTTTTAGTAAAGAACGTGTTCTGAATAACGAGAATTTTGACAAAGCCCGCTTGTCTTATGGTTACTATTTAGGGTTTAATGTGTATGATTATAATTTTGATTACCACACAGATGTCAAAGATATTCAAGTGCTTAAATCGACAGGATTTAATGTGGGACTTGTTGGAAACGTCCGAATCAATGATTATATCGACATTCGACTTGAACCGGGATTGGTGATTTCGAGGCGCGAATTAAACTACAGCCAAACCTATTTTACTGGGATTGCATTCGAAGATAAAGACCTCATTCGTGAAATTCAATCTACCTTTATTCACGTTCCGTTGTTAGTAAAATTTTCCTCCAAAAGAATCAACAATGTCAAACCATTTGTGGTTGCTGGAGTTTCAACGGCTTTGAACTTATCAAGTCAGCAAGACAATCCCGATGACAACAGTAAAAACGTTTTTAGAGTGACCAAAAATAATATGTATTATGAACTTGGTATTGGCATCGATCTCTACCTAACTTGGTTCAAATTTACGCCCTCCATACGAGGTGTCTTTTCTATGCAAGATGAATTAGTAAAAGATATCGACCCTAACAGCCGCTGGACGCGTAATATCGCACAAATGCAAACACGTGGCTTATTTATCAATTTTACCTTTCAGTAG
- a CDS encoding TrmH family RNA methyltransferase, with the protein MLTKSQIKLITSLKQKKFRTQHQLFVVEGIKVVEEFLNSDYELDAIFSIDDRFSQYNQKLTKVDSKELAKISGFSTPNKVLATFKIPTPIAVDWSGLVVALDDINDPGNLGTIIRLCDWFGIENLVCSEATVDCYNPKVVQASMGSHTRVNITYVDLKKTLSAASNCMGTFMDGDSIYEQHLPNTGVIVLGNEANGISEDVEALVKTRLSIPRFGTVKQTESLNVANAAAIILSEFKRKSTER; encoded by the coding sequence ATGTTAACGAAAAGCCAAATAAAGTTAATCACGAGTTTGAAGCAAAAAAAGTTTCGAACCCAACACCAGTTGTTTGTTGTGGAAGGGATCAAAGTTGTTGAAGAGTTTTTAAACTCCGACTACGAATTAGATGCTATTTTTTCTATAGACGATCGTTTTTCTCAATACAATCAGAAGCTCACCAAAGTAGATTCCAAAGAACTTGCAAAAATTAGTGGATTCAGTACTCCCAACAAAGTACTGGCGACTTTCAAAATTCCAACCCCAATTGCTGTAGATTGGTCAGGCCTTGTCGTAGCACTTGATGATATTAATGATCCTGGAAATCTAGGAACGATTATTCGCCTTTGTGATTGGTTTGGGATTGAAAATTTAGTCTGTAGTGAAGCCACTGTTGACTGCTATAATCCTAAAGTTGTACAAGCAAGTATGGGATCTCACACACGGGTTAATATTACGTATGTGGATTTAAAAAAGACCCTGTCTGCCGCTTCAAACTGTATGGGAACGTTTATGGATGGAGATTCGATTTATGAACAACATTTACCCAACACAGGAGTGATTGTTCTTGGAAATGAAGCCAATGGCATTTCTGAGGATGTAGAAGCTTTGGTGAAAACGCGTCTTTCCATTCCAAGATTTGGAACAGTAAAGCAGACAGAAAGTCTCAATGTTGCGAATGCTGCGGCTATTATTTTGAGTGAATTTAAAAGAAAATCTACTGAAAGGTAA
- the tamL gene encoding translocation and assembly module lipoprotein TamL: MTCFFTACNVVKRVEATDYLLTENSFYINGQKKKSEELNNLSFQKKNAALLGIPLRLHIYNLARPHKDSLFEAWLQKNPKRKQRLISKLSEKQLNQLKTSSLGLNRWLKNTGEAPILLDSLKINKTKLNLERYYFANGWFDRTVDFKVDTVGLKRAALRFEIETGTPYEIGEISERIDSPVIDTLYANLKSGSYLKTGEQFKISNFDNERSRLTTAFRNSGAYHFAEEYIRYENDTIGIKNKVNVKMKIQDRIIRNDDSIVRVPFQTYRIKAVNIYTDATFENRSKTVSDSVSYNNYNVYAYKKLKYKPEALTDAVLITKGSVFKDLDRARTYRYLNELRTFKYPNIEYVENPQDTTLTANIYLTPKEKYGLGFDVSVSQSNIQKVGLSFTTGVVIRNIFKGAETLQISALGAIGASKDGASAEDGFFDINELGADIKINIPRLFFPLNTDKIIPKYMSPSTQISTGFTGQTNIGLDKQTFNSVFSYKWFPSEKVTNTLDLVNLQYVRNLNPTNYFSVYQNSFNRLQSIALESYTTPNEFLSTNSNGQQSLIESRADEFINLVNSDLAYKTSNPNEYQTVRNIQERKSRLVQDNFILASNFNYVRNSRENPFDTDFSIFRVKFELAGNLLYTASKLLNLENNSEGAYKVSGVPFSQYIKSEIDHIKLWDLGRSNVLALRSFFGIAIPLGNATSIPFSKSFFAGGSNDNRAWTAYNLGPGSSDNNNEFNEANMKLAFSLEYRYNLFGNLNGAFFMDAGNIWNVLDDVTDTKATFDNLKSLEDIAIGAGIGLRYDFSFFILRFDTGFKAYEPTFGDQNRWLNNFNFSNAVYNIGINYPF, translated from the coding sequence ATGACTTGTTTTTTTACGGCATGTAATGTTGTAAAACGGGTTGAGGCTACCGATTATTTGTTGACTGAAAACAGTTTCTACATCAACGGTCAGAAGAAAAAATCAGAGGAACTCAACAATTTATCTTTTCAGAAAAAGAATGCTGCACTGCTTGGAATTCCCTTGCGATTGCATATTTATAATTTAGCACGCCCCCACAAAGATTCGCTCTTTGAGGCTTGGCTTCAAAAAAATCCCAAACGAAAACAACGTTTAATTTCTAAACTTTCAGAAAAACAACTCAATCAGTTAAAAACCTCATCGCTAGGGTTAAATCGATGGTTGAAAAATACGGGGGAAGCACCTATACTTTTAGATTCTTTAAAAATAAATAAAACGAAACTAAACTTAGAACGCTATTATTTTGCAAATGGGTGGTTTGACAGAACTGTTGATTTCAAAGTGGATACTGTCGGATTAAAAAGAGCTGCATTAAGGTTTGAGATCGAGACTGGAACCCCTTATGAAATTGGAGAAATTTCGGAACGGATTGACTCCCCAGTAATCGATACTTTATATGCGAATTTAAAATCAGGTTCTTATCTAAAAACAGGTGAGCAATTTAAAATATCAAATTTTGACAACGAACGAAGCCGTCTGACCACGGCATTTAGAAACTCAGGAGCTTACCATTTTGCAGAAGAATATATCCGCTACGAAAATGACACGATTGGAATAAAAAATAAGGTAAATGTTAAGATGAAAATTCAGGATCGGATTATTCGAAATGACGATTCCATTGTACGTGTGCCGTTTCAAACCTACCGAATTAAAGCTGTGAATATTTATACGGATGCTACTTTTGAAAACCGTTCAAAAACTGTTTCAGATTCTGTAAGTTACAACAACTATAATGTGTATGCTTATAAAAAATTAAAGTACAAACCTGAAGCGTTAACCGATGCCGTACTGATCACAAAAGGGAGTGTGTTTAAAGACTTGGACCGCGCACGCACCTATCGCTACCTGAACGAACTAAGAACGTTTAAATACCCTAACATTGAATATGTAGAAAACCCACAAGATACCACGCTGACTGCTAATATTTATTTAACCCCAAAGGAAAAGTACGGTTTAGGGTTTGATGTGAGTGTTTCACAAAGTAACATACAAAAAGTAGGACTATCCTTTACGACGGGCGTTGTCATTCGCAATATTTTTAAAGGAGCAGAAACCCTTCAAATTTCGGCATTGGGAGCTATTGGAGCATCAAAAGATGGTGCAAGTGCAGAGGATGGTTTTTTTGATATAAATGAGCTTGGAGCTGACATCAAAATAAATATTCCTCGTTTGTTTTTTCCGCTGAATACCGACAAAATTATTCCAAAATATATGTCTCCTAGTACACAAATTAGTACAGGATTTACAGGACAAACAAATATTGGTTTGGACAAACAAACTTTTAATAGTGTTTTTAGTTATAAGTGGTTTCCGTCGGAAAAAGTCACAAACACACTTGATTTAGTCAACTTACAATACGTGAGAAACCTGAATCCAACCAACTATTTTAGCGTGTATCAAAACTCCTTCAATCGGCTTCAATCCATTGCTCTTGAATCCTATACAACCCCAAACGAATTTTTGAGTACTAACAGCAATGGACAACAATCTTTAATTGAATCGCGCGCGGATGAATTTATCAATTTAGTGAATTCTGATCTTGCATATAAAACCTCCAACCCTAATGAATATCAAACGGTTCGGAACATTCAGGAACGAAAAAGCCGATTGGTTCAAGACAACTTTATTCTGGCAAGTAATTTTAATTATGTTCGAAACAGCCGAGAAAACCCTTTCGATACTGATTTCTCAATTTTTAGAGTAAAATTTGAACTCGCTGGAAATTTGCTTTATACCGCATCAAAATTATTGAATCTTGAAAACAATTCGGAAGGTGCATATAAAGTAAGTGGTGTTCCTTTTTCTCAGTATATTAAATCCGAAATAGACCATATTAAACTTTGGGATTTAGGCCGTAGTAATGTGTTGGCTTTACGCAGCTTTTTTGGAATCGCAATCCCCTTAGGAAATGCGACAAGCATCCCGTTTTCTAAAAGTTTTTTTGCAGGAGGTTCCAACGACAACAGAGCATGGACGGCTTATAATTTGGGCCCTGGAAGTTCTGACAATAACAATGAGTTTAACGAAGCAAATATGAAACTTGCTTTTAGCTTGGAGTACCGTTACAACTTATTTGGAAATCTGAATGGTGCCTTTTTTATGGATGCTGGAAACATTTGGAATGTCTTAGATGATGTCACAGACACCAAGGCTACTTTTGACAACCTTAAATCTTTAGAAGATATTGCGATAGGTGCAGGAATCGGATTGCGTTACGATTTTAGTTTTTTCATACTAAGGTTTGATACCGGCTTTAAAGCCTATGAACCTACTTTTGGAGATCAAAATCGTTGGTTAAATAACTTCAATTTTAGCAATGCCGTTTACAACATTGGGATCAATTATCCGTTTTAG
- the fbaA gene encoding class II fructose-bisphosphate aldolase, which produces MSHNIKPGVATGREVQEIFKLAKEKGFALPAVNVIGSNTINGVLETAKELNAPVIIQFSNGGGQFNAGKGLSNEGQKAAIAGSIAGAKHIHEMALAYGVPVILHTDHCSKKLLPWIDGLLDASEVHFAQTGKSLYSSHMIDLSEEPIEENIEICKTYLERMSKMGMTLEIELGITGGEEDGVDNSDVDVSKLYTQPEEVAYAYEELSKVSDQFTIAAAFGNVHGVYKPGNVKLTPKILKNSQEHITEKYGVSENHIDFVFHGGSGSTVEEIREGISYGVIKMNIDTDMQYAFMTGIRDDFKANEAYLAAQIGNPDGSDVPNKKYYDPRRWLREGEKAFIARLKKAFEDLNNVDTL; this is translated from the coding sequence ATGAGTCACAACATTAAACCAGGCGTTGCTACAGGACGCGAAGTTCAAGAGATTTTTAAACTTGCTAAAGAAAAAGGATTCGCCCTTCCAGCGGTGAATGTTATTGGCTCAAACACAATTAACGGTGTTCTTGAAACTGCAAAAGAATTAAATGCTCCCGTAATTATTCAGTTTTCTAATGGCGGTGGACAATTTAATGCCGGAAAAGGTCTTTCTAACGAAGGTCAAAAAGCAGCAATTGCAGGATCCATTGCAGGTGCTAAACACATCCATGAAATGGCGTTAGCTTATGGCGTTCCTGTCATTTTACACACGGATCACTGTTCGAAAAAATTATTACCTTGGATTGATGGTTTATTAGATGCGAGTGAAGTTCATTTTGCACAAACTGGCAAATCATTATACAGCTCTCACATGATTGATTTATCTGAAGAGCCGATTGAAGAAAATATCGAAATCTGTAAAACTTATTTAGAGCGCATGTCCAAAATGGGGATGACACTTGAAATTGAATTAGGAATTACAGGTGGTGAAGAGGATGGAGTTGACAACAGTGATGTTGATGTTTCAAAATTATATACTCAACCCGAAGAAGTTGCTTATGCTTATGAAGAGCTTAGTAAAGTGAGTGATCAGTTTACGATTGCGGCTGCTTTTGGAAATGTGCACGGTGTGTACAAGCCCGGTAATGTAAAATTAACTCCGAAAATTCTTAAGAATTCTCAAGAGCACATTACTGAAAAGTATGGTGTTTCAGAAAACCATATTGACTTCGTATTTCATGGTGGATCTGGATCAACTGTCGAAGAAATCAGAGAAGGAATTTCGTATGGTGTGATCAAAATGAATATCGATACAGATATGCAATACGCATTTATGACTGGAATTCGTGACGATTTCAAAGCAAACGAAGCTTATTTAGCAGCACAAATCGGAAATCCTGACGGTAGTGATGTTCCAAATAAAAAATATTATGACCCGAGACGTTGGTTACGTGAAGGTGAAAAAGCATTCATCGCTAGACTTAAAAAAGCATTTGAGGATTTAAATAATGTCGATACATTATAA
- the accD gene encoding acetyl-CoA carboxylase, carboxyltransferase subunit beta, producing the protein MAWFKRKDKGIQTPTEAKRDTPKGLWYKSPTGKVIETDELERNFYISPEDGYHVRIGSNEYFEMLFDDNTFKELDPNITSKDPLKFVDNKAYTDRLKAAQAKTNLKDAVRTAVGKSKGKELVIACMDFSFIGGSMGSVVGEKIARAADHALHNNLPFMIISKSGGARMMEAALSLMQLAKTSAKLAQLADANIPYISLCTDPTTGGTTASFAMLGDINISEPGALIGFAGPRVVRDTTGKELPDGFQTAEFVKEHGFLDFITPRSELKNKVNQYIDLISNQPLRA; encoded by the coding sequence ATGGCTTGGTTCAAAAGAAAAGACAAAGGAATTCAAACACCTACAGAGGCAAAACGTGACACACCCAAAGGGCTTTGGTACAAATCCCCTACTGGTAAAGTCATTGAGACGGACGAATTAGAAAGAAATTTCTACATCAGTCCAGAAGATGGTTACCACGTACGCATAGGAAGTAATGAATACTTTGAGATGCTTTTTGATGATAATACATTCAAAGAGTTGGATCCGAATATTACTTCCAAAGACCCTTTAAAGTTTGTAGATAACAAGGCTTATACAGATCGCCTGAAGGCTGCGCAAGCAAAAACAAACCTTAAAGATGCTGTACGAACGGCTGTTGGAAAATCCAAAGGGAAAGAGCTGGTCATCGCTTGTATGGACTTTAGTTTTATTGGAGGCTCAATGGGATCTGTTGTTGGAGAAAAAATTGCTCGTGCTGCGGATCATGCGCTTCACAACAATTTACCTTTCATGATTATTTCTAAATCTGGAGGTGCTCGAATGATGGAAGCTGCTTTATCGTTAATGCAACTGGCTAAAACTTCTGCGAAACTCGCACAACTCGCCGATGCGAATATTCCTTATATTTCTCTATGTACCGACCCCACTACTGGTGGAACGACGGCTTCATTTGCAATGTTAGGCGATATTAATATTAGCGAACCTGGAGCGCTCATTGGTTTTGCAGGCCCTCGTGTGGTTAGAGACACTACTGGTAAAGAATTGCCAGATGGATTTCAAACGGCCGAATTTGTAAAGGAACATGGATTTTTAGATTTCATCACTCCGCGTAGTGAACTAAAAAATAAAGTGAACCAGTACATTGATTTAATTTCAAATCAACCCCTTAGAGCTTAA
- the rpsO gene encoding 30S ribosomal protein S15, giving the protein MYLTKEAKEKLFKKHGKDAKDTGSSEGQIALFTERINHLTEHLKQNRKDYNTERSLVKLVGKRRSLLDYLMKSDILRYRAIVKELGLRK; this is encoded by the coding sequence ATGTATTTAACGAAAGAAGCTAAAGAGAAACTCTTTAAAAAACACGGAAAAGATGCCAAAGACACGGGATCTTCAGAAGGACAAATTGCACTATTCACAGAAAGAATCAATCACTTAACTGAGCATTTAAAACAAAATCGTAAAGATTACAACACAGAACGCTCATTAGTTAAACTAGTTGGAAAACGTCGCTCATTATTAGACTACTTAATGAAGTCAGATATCTTGAGATATCGTGCGATCGTCAAAGAATTAGGATTAAGAAAATAA